One window of Robiginitalea biformata HTCC2501 genomic DNA carries:
- a CDS encoding IlvD/Edd family dehydratase — protein sequence MAKDSDEKKNASGKPLRSEDWFTPEDEIQGFIHRSWLRNKGYPDDYFRKRPVIGICNTWSELTPCNGHLREFAEYVKRGILEAGGVPFEFPVTSMGETLMRPTAMLFRNLASMDTEETIRANPLDGVVLLTGCDKTTPSTVMGACSVDLPTIVVPGGPMLNGKYKGERIGSGTFLWSLKDRFKNQGFTEEDQIEAEICSARSAGHCMTMGTASTMACMVESLGLTLPGAAAIPAVDARKRTLAQLSGRRIVGMVREDLRLSKILTREAFENAIKLNAAIGGSTNFIIHLTAIANRIGVKLELKDFDTLGRNIPLLVNLMPSGKFLMEDFFDAGGLPVVINQLRDQLHADALTVNGNPLGENNQHAECYNREVIAPLEEPFLENAGIAVLYGNLCKDGAVIKPSAATPKLMTHKGRAVVFETIEEYHARVDDPDLEIDENSIMVLKGVGPVGYPGMAEVGNMDLPVKLLKKGVTDMVRISDGRMSGTAYGTVVLHVSPESSIGGVLGLVETGDTIVLDVPNRTLHLEVDDAELEKRRQAWKPPKPHTDRGYVKLYTSTVQQAHLGADLDFLVGKSGDKVNRESH from the coding sequence ATGGCAAAAGATTCCGACGAGAAAAAAAACGCCTCCGGCAAGCCCCTGAGGAGCGAAGACTGGTTTACCCCCGAAGATGAAATCCAGGGGTTCATCCACCGATCCTGGCTGCGCAACAAGGGCTACCCGGACGATTATTTCCGCAAGCGGCCCGTTATCGGGATCTGCAATACCTGGTCGGAACTGACCCCCTGCAACGGCCACCTGCGGGAATTTGCGGAGTATGTGAAGCGGGGCATCCTGGAGGCCGGGGGCGTACCCTTTGAGTTTCCCGTAACCAGTATGGGAGAGACGCTCATGCGGCCCACCGCCATGTTGTTCCGCAACCTGGCGAGTATGGATACCGAGGAGACCATCCGGGCCAACCCGCTGGACGGGGTGGTGCTGCTCACCGGCTGCGACAAGACCACCCCCTCCACCGTAATGGGGGCCTGCAGCGTGGACCTTCCCACAATAGTGGTCCCGGGCGGCCCGATGCTCAACGGGAAATACAAGGGGGAGCGGATCGGATCCGGCACCTTTTTGTGGTCGTTAAAAGACCGGTTTAAAAACCAGGGATTTACCGAGGAAGACCAGATAGAGGCAGAGATTTGCTCGGCCCGCTCCGCCGGGCACTGCATGACCATGGGGACGGCCTCGACCATGGCGTGTATGGTGGAGTCCCTGGGGCTCACCCTGCCGGGGGCCGCTGCAATCCCCGCTGTGGATGCCCGGAAACGCACCCTTGCCCAACTGTCCGGCCGACGCATTGTCGGGATGGTTCGGGAAGACCTCCGGCTGTCAAAAATCCTGACCCGGGAAGCCTTTGAAAACGCCATCAAACTAAACGCCGCCATCGGCGGTTCCACCAATTTCATCATCCACCTCACGGCCATCGCCAACCGGATCGGGGTAAAACTCGAACTCAAGGATTTCGATACCCTGGGCCGCAATATCCCCCTGCTGGTGAATTTGATGCCCTCGGGCAAATTCCTGATGGAGGACTTCTTCGATGCCGGCGGGCTGCCGGTGGTCATCAACCAGCTGCGGGACCAGTTGCACGCGGATGCACTGACGGTAAACGGGAACCCCCTAGGGGAGAACAACCAGCACGCCGAGTGCTACAATCGGGAGGTCATCGCCCCCCTGGAGGAACCCTTCCTGGAGAACGCGGGTATTGCCGTGTTGTACGGGAACCTCTGCAAAGACGGCGCCGTGATTAAGCCTTCCGCAGCCACACCCAAACTGATGACCCACAAAGGCCGGGCCGTGGTATTTGAGACTATTGAAGAGTATCACGCCCGGGTAGACGACCCGGATCTGGAGATAGACGAAAACAGCATCATGGTCCTCAAGGGCGTCGGCCCGGTGGGCTACCCCGGGATGGCCGAGGTGGGCAATATGGACCTGCCCGTCAAACTCCTCAAGAAAGGCGTCACCGACATGGTGCGCATTTCCGACGGCCGCATGAGCGGCACGGCCTACGGGACGGTGGTCCTCCACGTATCGCCCGAATCCTCCATTGGCGGCGTGCTGGGCCTGGTGGAAACCGGGGATACGATTGTGCTGGACGTGCCCAACCGGACGCTCCACCTGGAGGTGGACGACGCGGAACTGGAGAAACGCCGGCAGGCCTGGAAGCCCCCGAAACCCCATACGGACCGGGGTTACGTCAAATTGTATACCTCCACCGTGCAACAGGCCCACCTGGGTGCCGACCTGGATTTCCTCGTCGGGAAATCCGGGGACAAGGTCAACCGGGAATCCCATTAA
- a CDS encoding SDR family NAD(P)-dependent oxidoreductase gives METKWETKRALITGAASGLGLALARRLLNEGTHLGLIDHNPEGLTAEYRETAGRFKTYALDVTEPGEVQKAVEDFAGQAGGIDILVNCAGITGRTGIKSHEVDFGDFNRVLGVNVLGSFNTFKAVAPWMLKQGAGRVLHVASIAGKDGNAGMLAYSAAKAAVIGMIKVQGKEYAESGILINGIAPAVIRTPILERQPEEQIRYMTDKIPMKRCGTLEEFVEAACYIISDQNSFSTGFTFDLSGGRALY, from the coding sequence ATGGAAACAAAATGGGAGACCAAGCGGGCCCTGATTACGGGGGCCGCCAGCGGCCTCGGGCTCGCACTCGCCAGACGCCTCCTGAACGAGGGGACACACCTGGGTTTGATAGACCATAACCCGGAAGGGCTCACCGCGGAATACCGGGAGACTGCCGGGCGTTTCAAAACGTATGCCCTGGATGTTACTGAGCCCGGGGAGGTTCAAAAGGCCGTGGAGGATTTTGCCGGGCAGGCCGGTGGGATTGACATCCTGGTGAATTGCGCCGGGATTACGGGAAGGACCGGGATAAAAAGCCACGAGGTGGACTTCGGGGATTTTAACCGCGTCCTGGGAGTCAATGTCCTGGGGTCCTTCAATACCTTTAAGGCAGTTGCCCCCTGGATGTTGAAACAGGGTGCGGGCCGGGTGCTGCACGTGGCCAGTATTGCTGGCAAGGACGGGAATGCAGGCATGCTTGCCTATTCGGCTGCGAAGGCGGCCGTCATCGGGATGATCAAGGTACAGGGGAAAGAGTATGCGGAATCGGGAATCCTGATCAACGGCATTGCCCCGGCCGTAATCCGGACGCCCATATTGGAGAGGCAACCCGAGGAGCAGATTCGGTACATGACGGATAAAATCCCGATGAAGCGCTGCGGTACCCTGGAGGAATTTGTGGAAGCCGCCTGCTATATCATCTCGGACCAAAACAGTTTCAGTACCGGGTTTACCTTTGACCTCAGCGGGGGCCGGGCGTTGTATTAA
- a CDS encoding sugar phosphate isomerase/epimerase family protein — protein MERRTFLKRTATTGIALSMPVFPSFLTAGSDNRFGVAEAGYYMRWYRDLPSTAFPPFESALEMMDHCHALGFGGVQVNVRGWDREMVREVRNRQESLGMFVEGQIRLPRDDADADRFEKEIRAGKDAGVRIFRTVCLSGRRYENFSDLESFEKFRRESREAIRRAEPIAAKHRVKLAVENHKDWRAGEMLNLLSEFDSEWIGVTLDTGNNIALLERPMEVVDALAPYTFSVHLKDMGVEEYPDGFLLSEVPLGEGYLDLQGMINRIRKENPSVRFNLEMITRDPLEVPCLTPGYWATFNQIGPAELAEFLHHIREHDTGQPLPRVSGFSDDVQLALEVANNRESLVKARELYGFS, from the coding sequence ATGGAACGCAGGACATTTTTAAAACGTACAGCCACTACCGGGATCGCCCTTTCGATGCCCGTTTTCCCGTCGTTTCTGACGGCGGGGTCCGACAACCGGTTTGGGGTGGCCGAGGCGGGCTACTATATGCGCTGGTACCGGGACCTGCCGAGCACGGCCTTCCCGCCATTTGAATCCGCCCTGGAAATGATGGACCACTGCCATGCCCTGGGTTTTGGGGGCGTACAGGTAAACGTCCGGGGCTGGGACCGGGAGATGGTCCGCGAGGTCCGAAACCGGCAGGAGTCCCTGGGGATGTTTGTGGAAGGACAGATCCGCCTGCCCCGGGACGATGCAGATGCGGATCGGTTTGAAAAAGAAATCAGGGCCGGCAAGGACGCCGGGGTGCGAATTTTTCGCACGGTTTGCCTCTCGGGGCGGCGATACGAAAACTTCAGCGACCTGGAGAGCTTTGAAAAGTTTCGCAGGGAATCCCGGGAAGCTATCCGGAGGGCGGAGCCCATTGCGGCGAAGCACCGGGTGAAACTGGCGGTGGAGAACCACAAGGACTGGCGCGCCGGGGAAATGCTGAACCTGCTGTCGGAATTCGACAGCGAATGGATTGGGGTAACCCTGGATACGGGCAACAACATCGCCCTGTTGGAACGGCCGATGGAAGTGGTCGATGCCCTGGCCCCGTATACTTTCTCCGTCCATTTAAAGGATATGGGGGTGGAGGAATACCCGGATGGCTTCCTGCTGTCCGAAGTCCCCCTCGGGGAAGGGTACCTGGATCTCCAGGGGATGATCAACCGGATCCGGAAGGAAAACCCCTCCGTCCGCTTCAACCTTGAAATGATAACGCGCGACCCGCTGGAAGTCCCCTGCCTGACCCCGGGATACTGGGCCACTTTTAACCAGATCGGCCCGGCGGAACTGGCAGAATTCCTGCACCATATCCGCGAGCACGACACGGGCCAACCGCTCCCGCGGGTTTCCGGCTTTTCGGACGACGTCCAACTGGCCCTGGAAGTGGCCAACAACCGGGAATCCCTGGTGAAGGCCCGGGAACTTTACGGCTTTAGCTGA
- a CDS encoding SDR family NAD(P)-dependent oxidoreductase produces the protein MAETSLPGIKLFEMHGKVALITGGSKGLGYAMGAGFASAGAHVMLVNRNLEDGRESARELSETYGVTATAYSADVTDLPALEKVVADIVKTHGRLDVLVNSAGINIRGAIDELSPEEFSKVMRVNVDGTWNASRAVTAQMKKQGSGKIINMASTLGLVGLANRTPYATSKGAVVQMTRALGLELAPFNINVNAICPGPFLTEMNIPIAETEEAKKFIVGATALGRWGELKEIQGAALFLASDAATYMVGSMLTVDGGWTAK, from the coding sequence ATGGCAGAAACATCCCTACCCGGAATTAAATTATTCGAAATGCACGGCAAGGTCGCACTGATCACCGGAGGTTCCAAAGGCCTGGGGTATGCGATGGGTGCCGGCTTTGCTTCGGCAGGCGCCCATGTGATGCTCGTCAACCGGAACCTGGAAGACGGGCGGGAATCCGCCAGGGAGCTTTCTGAAACCTACGGGGTAACCGCCACGGCCTATTCGGCAGACGTCACAGATCTGCCGGCCCTGGAAAAAGTGGTGGCAGATATTGTCAAAACACACGGCCGCCTGGATGTGCTGGTCAACAGCGCCGGGATCAATATCCGGGGCGCCATCGACGAACTGAGCCCGGAGGAATTCAGTAAGGTGATGCGCGTGAATGTGGACGGTACCTGGAACGCCTCCCGGGCCGTCACCGCGCAAATGAAAAAGCAGGGAAGCGGGAAAATCATCAACATGGCCAGTACGCTGGGCCTGGTAGGCCTGGCCAACCGGACGCCCTATGCCACCAGCAAGGGGGCAGTGGTGCAGATGACGCGCGCCCTCGGGCTGGAGCTCGCCCCGTTCAACATCAATGTGAACGCCATCTGCCCGGGACCCTTCCTCACCGAGATGAACATCCCGATCGCCGAAACCGAGGAGGCGAAAAAATTTATCGTCGGGGCCACGGCCCTCGGCCGCTGGGGGGAGCTGAAGGAAATCCAGGGCGCGGCCCTGTTTTTGGCCAGCGACGCGGCCACCTATATGGTGGGGTCCATGCTTACCGTAGACGGCGGGTGGACCGCAAAATAA